Below is a genomic region from Candidatus Schekmanbacteria bacterium RIFCSPLOWO2_02_FULL_38_14.
ATCCTTTAAAGAATAAATAGAGCTTTTCTTAATAATGACATACACACCGGTGTCTGAGGTCAGATAATTGTGTCAATCAGTTTTGCCCTCTTGACACTTTTGGATTATTAGGATTAGATTCAGGCAGGAGAGAGAATTTCTTAGGGCGATTAACTCAGCGGTAGAGTGCTATCCTCACACGGTAGAAGCCACAGGTTCGAACCCTGTATCGCCCAAAGGCATCTGTAATGTTTCTATCTAATCAATGCCTTTTTCCCAATATCTTTTCTGTACTGTGCTCCGTCAAAGGAGATTTTGTCTGCAGCCTCATATGCCCTGTCAATGGCTTCTTTTATTCCATTCCCAAGGGCTGTAACTCCGAGCACCCTTCCGCCTGATGTGAGGAAATCACTGCCGGACTTTTTTGTGCCTGCGTGAAATACCACAACATCATCAAGTTCTGCTGCTTCCTGCAACCCTGAAATTTTCTTCCCCTTTTCATAATCTCCTGGATAGCCCTTTGAAGCCATTACAACACAGACTGCTGCGCGGCTGTTCCAGTCGATTTTAACTTTTTCAAGATTTCCATCAATTACAGCTTCAATCACAGGAATTATGTCGCTTTTCATTCTCATCAGAATTGGCTGTGCCTCAGGGTCTCCAAAGCGGACATTGAATTCAAGGACAAATGGTTCGCCATTACATATCATAAGCCCTGCATAGAGGATTCCCTTGTAAAGCCTTCCTTCCTTTTTCATTCCGGAAATAACAGGAAAAATTATTTTTTCCATTACTTTGTCTTCAAGCTTTTTTGTTATGACAGGCGCCGGAGAATAGGCTCCCATTCCGCCCGTGTTTGGACCCTTGTCATTGTCAAAAATTCTCTTGTGGTCCTGTGATGACGGCATTGGTATTGCTGAATTCCCATCAGTAAATACAAGGAAGGAAGCCTCTTCACCGCAGAGCATTTCTTCTATTATGACTCTGTTGCCTGCGATGCCAAAAACTTTTTTGACCATAATCTCATCAAGAGCCTTGAAGGCACCATCTTTTGAGTCAGCAAGGATTACTCCTTTACCTGCTGCCAAGCCATCAGCCTTTATCACAAGGGGGTGTTCACATTCCTCAACAAAGTTTTTTGCCTTTTCAAATGAATCAAAGCTCTGAAACCTCGCTGTTGGAATGTTGTGCTGTTTCATGAATTCTTTTGAAAAAGACTTGCTTCCTTCAAGGCGGGCAGCTTCTTTGCAGGGACCAAAGATTTTCAGATTATGCTTCTCAAATTCGTCAACAATTCCATTTACAAGGGAAAGCTCAGGACCCACTACAGTAATATCTATGGAATTCTTTTTTGCAAAGCTTACAAGTCTGTCATTTTCCTCAGGCTTTATTTCCACACATTCTGCAATCTCTGATATTCCGCCGTTGCCGGGAGCACAGAAGATTTTCTTTGTCTTTTTACTTTCAGATATTTTCCAGACAAGGGCGTGCTCCCTTCCGCCTGAACCTATTACAAGGATGTTCATTTCGTTCTCCTATCGCACTTTTTTCTGCCTAAAGTCATAAGTCATGAGTCATAGGTTATAAGTTAGTTTGTGTTTGAAGTTAATTATTGATTTTGCATTTTATATATGATGAAATAGAAAATCAATATGATTTGTAAATTGTTTTATCCTGTTTGAGATGTAGATGAGGAGAAGAGACTGTGCCTATTATTACTATTTCAAAGGAATTTGCAAGCGGAGGGCAGGAAATTGGAAGAAGAGTAGCAAAACTGCTGAAAATAGATTATTTTGACAGGGAGATAGTAAAAGCAGTTGCCTCGAAGAGCCATGTATCTGAGTTTGAAGTTGATTTATACGAAGAGGACCGGTATGACAAGATGCAGGTGTTTTTTTCAAGAGTGATTGACCCTATCATTGTAAGAGAAAACCTCAAGGCAAGTTTTCCTCTAATCCCGTCTGTTCCAGAGAAAAAAAAGGGAGAATTAAAAACAAAAAAACGATTTGTTCCATATTCCTGCGAAACCAATGGCTGGCTTGACAGCGATATATATCAGGAAATGGTTCAGACCTTTATAGAGGAATTATCAAAAAAGAAAATTGATTCAGTAATAGCAGGAAGGGGCGGGCAGTGCATTCTTAAGAATAAAAAGAATTGCTTGCATGTGAGAATAGTAGCTCCTCTTGAAGATAGAATTGAAAGAGCTATTAAAGTTAAAAATGTTGATCCTGAAAAAGCAAAAAAGATAGTTACAGAGATAGATGACAGGCGTCATGCCTATATAAAACACTACTATAACGAAGATTCCAGAGCCCTCAAGCTCTACCATATAATCATTAACAGCAGCAAAGTTGGCATAGATAAAGCCGCTCAGTGGATTGCCGAGCTGTCAAAAACTGTTTGATATAGTTAGAATTGATGAGTTTACCGTCAATTAATTCTTCGCATACTTTTCATAAACTCTGTATCCAAGGTAAGTAATCAAAACTCCAAGCATGAAAGCTGCAACTATCACAAAGATATTTGAAAGTATTTTTTCTTCAGGGAAAATTTCATTTCCGCTTGTGTGTATATCCTTTGCCATCTCAACCTGCATATTCTGCAAAGAAATTACAGGCGTCTGAAATTCGTAGTTAAGAATGCTTTCAACTTTGAAATCTTTTAAGCCTGCCGGAAGAGAAAACTCAAAAAATTCCTTCCTTGCTTCATTCGGTAATATGCGGTTGTCACTCAGCACTCTTGCTGATTTTAGAAAAATATCGGCTCCCTCTGTAAGAATATTTCCTGCTACATCAACCATTACTTTCTGATAAACCCTGTTCTGTGTTGCCAGTTTTTTTCCGCTTTTGTCATACAAAGAAACATAAAGAATTATCTTCCTTGCAGGCATTCCTGTCGGAATCTGGTGTCCTGACTCTCTGTTCTGGACAAGGACTTCAATGATAGCTTTGTCATTTTCTACTTTAACCTTAGTTGAGACAGATGCAGCCTTGCTCAGCTTTATCTGTGAATGACCTCCAAGAACTGCGTGATCTTTTGCAAAATTCTGTGTAGCCTTTACATCAGAGTTTACAATGGGAACCCCGAAAAGCTCAGGCATGTGGCAGTTCTGACACTGAATGTCCCGCTTCATGTATGAGCTTTCCTTCCATTCACTGTAAGTGCTAAGTATTGGAACTCCATTCTCACCTTTAAGCTCGTGGCATCCTGCACAGAGCTCTGACTTGAGATGAAGTTGCGAGCCTTCTATGTTGTGGCTGGTGGATTTGACATCCATGAGAGGACCACGGATTATATCCCCTGCCTGGTTTGTTATTTTCGGCTGGTTGCTTCCCATGTCTACAGAAGTGATGGTATGGCAGAAGGAACAAGTTACTCCTTCTGCTGCAACTGCTGATTTTATGTAATAATCTCCTGTTATTCTCGTAGTAGGGCTATGGCAGGAAAGACAGAATTTTCTGGCATCTTCGCCTTTATCTTTAATTGCTTTGAGATATGAAGCTTCAAATACGGAATCAGAAACTGATGAGGCGTGCATTGAGTTTGACCAGGATTTGAATATTTCCGAATGGCATTCCTTGCATACTGTGCTTGAAGTAAATTCTTTCTGATTAACCTTGATACTTTTTTTCTCTTTTTTATTATCTGCAAAGGTATCGCTAACAAGGTTTAAGCTTAGCAGAAGAAATAATAAAAAGAATACACGAAGAGATTTAAGTCGATTCATCTTTCTCTCCTGAATTAAGGTTGTAAAAAGCTTACAAAAACAATTAGCTTTAATCAACTAAAAAAATTGAAAATGTGTGTATAGCGAATTCAAAGACAAATTGACTCTGTAAATTGTCTTTTTGTCATTTTGAAAAAATATTTTAAAGGAAAAACTAAGATAAATTCTATTAAAATTTCTTGACTAAAATTAAAGTTTTAGTAAACTCTTGATACAGTTTTATTGAGTAAAAGAGAAAACATCTTGTTATTAAAGACAAAATAGTTAAAATTTTTAGTTTTTGATATTTTTGGCAAGAGAGTTTAATCGATTTTTTTGAAAGAGGAAAAAAATAAACAGACAGTGTTTGGCATGGAAATTACTTATAATATCATAAACAGATTTTTTTTAAAATAAAAGGAGGTGAAGAGAGAAGATGAGAAAAGTATTATCATTTGGTATTGCAGCAGTGTTTTGCCTTGTCGCGGTAGGTTTTGGAGTGAGTTATGCTTTAGATAATCCTGAAAGTATTACAATAAAAGAAGTTCAGGCAACAAAACCGCCGGTAGTTTTCCCTCACAAAAAACATAATTCTGCTGATTGGCTTAACCTTAAATGCGTTGAATGCCATCATACAGTCAAGGGAACAGAGCAGCCAAAGGCTTGTTTTTCATGCCATGACAAGGAAAAGGATGATGGTAAAAAAATTGCACTGAAGGGGAATCCCGCAATCAGTGCTACGAAAGGAATGTATCATGTAGACTGCATTGGCTGCCACAAGAAAAATAAAGAAAAGAATGCCAGCTCAAAGGCACCAACAATGTGTAACCAGTGCCACAAGTGACATGCTGTATAGCCGAATAAAATTTTGTTAGGGCAGCTTTTTTGGCTGCCCTTTTTTATAAATATGATTTTTTGAAGTAATAAAATTTAAAAAGTTATGGTAATTGAGATTTTAAATCTATTTGGAATTTAACAAGCTATGGCTGATAAATCAAAAAAGATAAACCCTGATAAGGCAAAAAAAGAAGAGGTAAAACAGGAAAAAGTATCCTCTCAAGGACTTCTTGAGTTTCTCCGTTCTCTTCGTCTTGCAATATATCTATTTATAATACTAGCCGCACTCTCTATTTTTGGAACTGTCATACAGCAGGAAGGCACTGAAACATATCCAAAGATTGTTACTAATTTAGGTTTTACGACTGTTAACTTCCTGAAGTTTTTTAGGCTTGCTGATGAGCCTAAATCAATGGAAGAGGTAATGTCATACGGAGAAAAAACATATAAGCTTTTCCATTCAATCGGACTTATGGATATGTATCACTCCTGGTGGTTTACAGCGCTGCTTTTCCTTTTAACAGCCAATTTATTCATGTGTACAATTAATCGTTTTCCAGGGGTTTTAAAATATTTCTCTGAGCCAAAGGTAACATTTAAGGAAGGATTGAATGGCGAAATAAAGATTAGGCTCAGAGACTCAATAGAAGAGGCAAAGAAAAAAGTATCAGAAGTATTGGATAATAAATTTTCACGTCATTATGAAGAAAATATTAACGGCTCCTGCCATCTCATGTTTGAAAGAGGTAAAATAGGGAGGCTTGGAGTTTACATAACTCACTGTAGCATATTTTTGATTTTCATAGGCTCCATAATTGGTTCACTTTTTGGCTTCAAGGGATACGTTGAACTCCTTGAGGGAGAGCAGACCAATAACTACTATGACAAAGGAAAGAATGCAGAACTTCCTCTTGGTTTTACACTGAAGTGTGAAAAGGCTTATGTTACCTATTATAAAGACAATACGAGGCCTAAGGACTGGTACAGTGAACTTGTAGTGCTGAAGGATAACAAGAAAGTAGTTTCAAAGAAAATCGAGGTGAATGACCCGTTGAGTTATAATGGAATATTTTTTTACCAGTCAAGTTTTGGCGAGGGAGGGATGAGAAATCTGAGCCTTGAGATTACTCCAAGGGCAGGAGGGGACAAAAAAGTATTAAGTATTGGCTTGGATGAAGAAATTGAAGTTGGGATGGGAGTTAAAGTGAGGGCTTTAAGGTTCATTCCTGATTTTGCATTCGAGGGAAAAGATGTTGTTTCCCGTTCAAATGAACTGAATAATCCGGCAGC
It encodes:
- a CDS encoding phosphoribosylamine--glycine ligase, encoding MNILVIGSGGREHALVWKISESKKTKKIFCAPGNGGISEIAECVEIKPEENDRLVSFAKKNSIDITVVGPELSLVNGIVDEFEKHNLKIFGPCKEAARLEGSKSFSKEFMKQHNIPTARFQSFDSFEKAKNFVEECEHPLVIKADGLAAGKGVILADSKDGAFKALDEIMVKKVFGIAGNRVIIEEMLCGEEASFLVFTDGNSAIPMPSSQDHKRIFDNDKGPNTGGMGAYSPAPVITKKLEDKVMEKIIFPVISGMKKEGRLYKGILYAGLMICNGEPFVLEFNVRFGDPEAQPILMRMKSDIIPVIEAVIDGNLEKVKIDWNSRAAVCVVMASKGYPGDYEKGKKISGLQEAAELDDVVVFHAGTKKSGSDFLTSGGRVLGVTALGNGIKEAIDRAYEAADKISFDGAQYRKDIGKKALIR